The genomic DNA TTCTTCCACCCTAATACCTCCGTTGTATATTTCTCTATACTTTTCAGCAGTTTTTCCATATCTTCTTTTTTTATATCACCGATATTTCCTATTCTAAAAATGTTCTTGCCGGATATACTGCCGGGATATATTACAAATCCCTCTTTTTTTAAAAAATCATAAAAATCCTTAAAACTATATTTTTCATTTTTAGGATTTTGAAATGTAGTAATAACAGGTGACTGAATATTTTTAGGAATCAGGCATTTGAACCCGAGTTTTTCCATTCCTTCTGACAATATTTTCTGATTTTCACTGTATCTTTTGTATCTTTTGGTGATCCCGCCCTCATCTTCCAATTCTTCCAGTGCCTGACAAAATGCTCTTACCACATGTGTAGGAGAGGTATATCTCCATTTCCCGCAATCTTTTTCCATCACTTCCCACTGATCGTATAAATCCAGCGACAGGCTGTGAGATATATTTTTGCATTCTTTGATTGCTTCTTTTTTGCAGATTATAAATGAAAAACCGGGGACACCCTGTATACATTTATTTGAACTGCTTACAAGAAAAGCTATATTATTTTTTTCAAAATCTATTGGAATACCTCCGTAACTGCTCATCGCATCTACCAGAAATACCCTGTTGTTTATTTTACAAAGCTCGCCGATTTCATCAATATTATTCAGAATCCCAGTTGTTGTTTCACAGTGTACCAGTACTATATGCGTTGCCATACTGTTTTCTATTACTTTTTTAGCTGACTTTTTATCTATACATGTATCATACGAAAATTCGATATATTCATAATTTTTATTTGCTATATCTGCTATTTCTTTTATTCTTTTTCCATAAACGCCGTTTGACAAAATAAGAAGCTTATCTTCATCCTTTATTACACTTCCGATCATTGCCTCTACCCCGAATGTCCCGCTTCCCTGCATTGGAACAGCGGTATATACATCAGTATCTGCCCCTCCTGCTTCAAGAATTTTTTTTCTCATATTCTGAACCAGTTCCTTATACTCATTATCCCAAGTACACCAGTCTTTAAGCATGACATTTTTTACTCTGCTGCTTGTGGATAAAGGTCCCGGCGTAAGCAGCTTATAATGCTTTTCTTCCATATTCTTCTCCTGTTCCCAGATTATTACCTGATTTTTTATGACACAATGTTATCATTATCTTTTATAAAATAAAACCCTTGTTTACAGGGTGTTTACTGTATCTTTATTATTTTTTTACATCCATCTGAATTTTTTGTTATTTTTTAGACAGTATTTTCAGATATTCAAGTATATTTTGATAATAAATTTTATGTAAATAATCTGTAAAGGAATTGCAAAGGAATTGTTTTTTCTTTTTTTGGAAAAAAGTTTTAAATATAAATTTTCAAAATTTGATATAAAAAATATATAATTTAGAAACAACAGCAGAAATCATTGAAAATATATATTTTTCAAAGTATTTATAATGCTGTATCATAAAAAAATTTTTCCATTCAATTAATTTTTTTGGTTTTGATTATTGACTTTTTCAATATTAATGTTAAAATAACTATGAAGAAAAGAGGTGTGTTATGAATACATTTATAAACTTATTGGGGAATTTAAAAAGAACTGAAAAAAATGCCCCAGCGTATAAAAGTTCATTAGATCCGCTAACGGATTTATTTTTTTTAGTACTTTATTACAGAAATGACCACTCCAGGCTAAATAATCTGTTAAAGGAGATAATAGAAAAATATGGTGCTAATACTGCACTCAAAGCTATTTTTGCCTTAAGAGACCCTCGAAATGGCATGGGTGAAAGAGCCGTCCCAAAAAAATTACTATATTATCTGGCTGATATTTCTCCAGATCTTATAATAAAAAATCTTGATAAAGTTATCGAATATGGAAGAGTTGATGATTTGCTTACTCTTCTGGATACAAAAATTGCCGAACAGACTGCTTTTTTTATAAAAAATAATATTGAAAAAAA from Sebaldella termitidis ATCC 33386 includes the following:
- the phnW gene encoding 2-aminoethylphosphonate--pyruvate transaminase; amino-acid sequence: MEEKHYKLLTPGPLSTSSRVKNVMLKDWCTWDNEYKELVQNMRKKILEAGGADTDVYTAVPMQGSGTFGVEAMIGSVIKDEDKLLILSNGVYGKRIKEIADIANKNYEYIEFSYDTCIDKKSAKKVIENSMATHIVLVHCETTTGILNNIDEIGELCKINNRVFLVDAMSSYGGIPIDFEKNNIAFLVSSSNKCIQGVPGFSFIICKKEAIKECKNISHSLSLDLYDQWEVMEKDCGKWRYTSPTHVVRAFCQALEELEDEGGITKRYKRYSENQKILSEGMEKLGFKCLIPKNIQSPVITTFQNPKNEKYSFKDFYDFLKKEGFVIYPGSISGKNIFRIGNIGDIKKEDMEKLLKSIEKYTTEVLGWKN